One part of the Fusobacterium pseudoperiodonticum genome encodes these proteins:
- the thiE gene encoding thiamine phosphate synthase codes for MDLKTCKIYLVTDEKACLGKDFYVCIEEAIKGGVKIVQLREKNISTKDFYEKALKVKEICKNYGALFIINDRLDIAQVVGADGVHLGQSDMPIEKAREILKDKFLIGATARNVEEAKRAELLGADYIGSGAIFGTSTKDNAKKLEMEELKKIVTSVKIPVFAIGGINIDNVSSLKNIGLQGICAVSGILSEKDCKKAVDIMLKNFN; via the coding sequence ATGGACTTAAAGACTTGCAAAATTTATTTAGTAACTGATGAAAAAGCTTGTTTAGGAAAAGATTTTTATGTTTGTATAGAAGAAGCTATTAAAGGTGGAGTTAAGATAGTTCAGTTAAGAGAAAAAAATATATCTACAAAAGATTTCTATGAGAAGGCTTTAAAGGTAAAAGAAATTTGTAAAAACTATGGAGCCTTATTCATTATAAATGACAGATTGGATATAGCTCAGGTTGTTGGAGCAGATGGTGTTCATCTGGGACAATCTGATATGCCCATAGAGAAAGCAAGGGAGATTTTAAAGGATAAATTCTTAATTGGAGCAACAGCAAGAAATGTAGAAGAAGCTAAAAGAGCAGAACTCTTAGGAGCAGACTATATAGGAAGTGGAGCTATCTTTGGAACAAGCACAAAAGATAATGCTAAAAAATTGGAGATGGAAGAGTTAAAAAAGATAGTTACCAGTGTAAAAATTCCAGTTTTTGCTATAGGTGGAATAAATATTGATAATGTAAGTAGTTTAAAAAATATAGGCTTACAGGGTATATGTGCAGTGTCAGGGATATTATCAGAAAAAGATTGTAAAAAAGCAGTAGATATAATGTTGAAAAATTTTAATTAA
- a CDS encoding S8 family peptidase: MKIRLAKEDVNSNYKVSLIDVSREKDFVKILEDYNIKYKKTEYFKDLFMYKLIDINSKFIMILQEKASNYIKYIEPVSIYSLPLQIEDEDGEIPVIYPEENKDYVTLGVIDNGIAHIKHLDPWIKRVHTRFLREETSTTHGTFVSGIALYGDKLENREIVKNEPFYLLDATVLSATTIEEDDLLKNIALAIEENYKRVKIWNLSLSVRLGIEEDTFSDFGVVLDHLQKTYGVLILKSAGNGGNFMKQLPKGKLYHGSDSLLSLVIGSITNEGYASNYSRVGLGPKGTIKPDIASYGGDLLRGDNGEMIMKGVNSFSKNGNVASSSGTSFATARISSLATIIYQNICKDFKNFSDFNPVLLKALIIHSAKNTDKNLSMEEIGYGIPSTSTEILSYFKNENIKIFNGVMEKNKEIELDASFFNYKKDMKIKLTLVYDTEFDYLQKSDYIKSDIKIKDISENGKNLTRKFEGILERNKKIELYSDNDIKKNYTLIIEKLN, translated from the coding sequence ATGAAAATAAGATTAGCGAAAGAAGATGTAAATTCAAATTATAAAGTTAGTTTAATTGATGTTTCAAGAGAAAAAGATTTTGTAAAAATTTTAGAAGACTATAATATTAAATACAAGAAAACAGAATACTTTAAGGATCTTTTCATGTATAAATTAATTGATATCAACAGTAAATTTATCATGATATTACAAGAGAAGGCTTCAAACTATATCAAATATATTGAGCCTGTTTCTATATATTCTTTACCTTTACAAATCGAAGATGAAGATGGAGAAATTCCTGTAATTTATCCTGAAGAAAATAAAGATTATGTAACTTTGGGAGTTATAGACAATGGTATAGCCCATATAAAACATTTAGATCCTTGGATAAAAAGGGTTCATACAAGATTTTTAAGGGAAGAGACAAGTACAACACATGGAACATTTGTTTCTGGTATAGCTCTATATGGAGATAAATTAGAAAATAGAGAGATAGTAAAGAATGAGCCTTTCTATCTTTTAGATGCTACTGTTCTATCTGCCACAACAATAGAAGAAGATGACTTATTAAAAAATATCGCTTTAGCAATAGAAGAAAATTATAAAAGAGTTAAAATTTGGAATTTATCTTTGAGTGTTAGATTGGGTATAGAAGAAGATACTTTCTCAGATTTTGGAGTAGTTTTAGATCATTTACAAAAAACTTATGGAGTTTTGATTTTAAAATCTGCTGGTAATGGTGGTAACTTTATGAAACAACTTCCAAAAGGAAAACTTTACCATGGTTCAGACTCACTATTATCACTTGTAATTGGTTCAATAACTAATGAAGGTTATGCTTCAAACTATAGTAGAGTAGGTTTAGGACCTAAGGGAACAATAAAGCCTGATATAGCTAGTTATGGTGGTGACTTATTACGTGGTGATAATGGTGAAATGATAATGAAGGGAGTAAATTCATTCTCAAAAAATGGAAATGTTGCTTCGTCATCAGGTACAAGTTTTGCCACTGCAAGAATTTCATCACTTGCTACAATAATTTATCAAAATATATGTAAGGATTTTAAGAATTTTTCTGACTTTAATCCTGTCCTTTTAAAGGCTTTAATTATTCATTCGGCTAAAAATACAGATAAAAATTTATCTATGGAAGAAATAGGTTATGGAATTCCTAGCACTTCAACTGAAATTTTATCATATTTCAAGAATGAAAATATAAAAATATTCAATGGAGTTATGGAAAAGAATAAAGAAATTGAGCTAGATGCTTCATTCTTTAACTATAAGAAAGATATGAAAATTAAACTTACTTTAGTCTATGATACAGAGTTTGATTATTTACAAAAGAGTGATTACATAAAATCTGACATAAAAATTAAAGATATATCAGAAAATGGAAAAAATTTAACTAGAAAATTTGAAGGAATTTTAGAAAGAAATAAAAAAATTGAATTGTATTCAGACAATGACATAAAGAAAAATTATACATTGATAATAGAAAAGTTAAATTAG
- the thiH gene encoding 2-iminoacetate synthase ThiH: MDLENINSDIMDRVISEMSSYNYNSFTDEDIKEALNKDYLSVKDFQALLSPKAINYLEEMAQKAKLLRERYFGNSVYIFTPLYISNYCDNYCVYCGFNSHNKIKRARLDFEQIEAELKEIAKTGLEEILILTGESERYSSIEYIGEACKLARKYFNNVGIEIYPVNVEDYKYLHSCGVDYVTIFQETYNNEKYKKLHLEGHKKVFSYRFNSQERALMGNMRGVAFGALLGLDDFRKDAFSTGYHAYLLQKKYPHVEISISCPRLRPVINNLKIEEEFVSEKELFQIICAYRLFLPFANITISTRENPKFRDNVIKIAATKISAGVDTGIGAHSEHSNKKGDNQFEIADRRTVSEIFEKIKTESLQPVMNDYIYLKD, encoded by the coding sequence ATGGATTTAGAAAATATCAACTCAGATATTATGGATAGAGTAATAAGTGAAATGAGTAGTTATAACTATAATTCGTTTACAGATGAAGATATAAAGGAAGCCTTGAATAAAGATTATTTATCTGTAAAAGATTTTCAAGCTCTTTTATCTCCAAAAGCTATAAATTATCTTGAAGAAATGGCACAGAAAGCAAAATTACTTAGAGAAAGATATTTTGGAAATTCTGTATATATCTTTACCCCTCTATATATTTCAAATTACTGTGATAATTACTGTGTTTATTGTGGTTTTAATTCACATAATAAGATAAAAAGAGCAAGACTAGATTTTGAGCAGATAGAAGCTGAGTTAAAAGAAATAGCAAAAACAGGTTTGGAAGAAATTCTTATACTCACAGGGGAAAGTGAAAGATACTCAAGTATTGAATATATAGGGGAAGCTTGTAAGTTAGCTAGAAAATATTTTAATAATGTAGGAATTGAAATATATCCTGTAAATGTAGAGGACTATAAGTATTTACATTCTTGTGGAGTGGACTATGTAACTATTTTTCAAGAAACATATAACAATGAAAAGTATAAGAAATTGCATTTAGAGGGGCATAAAAAAGTTTTCTCCTATAGATTTAATTCACAAGAAAGAGCTTTGATGGGGAATATGAGAGGAGTTGCCTTTGGTGCCTTATTAGGATTGGATGATTTTAGAAAAGATGCCTTTTCAACGGGTTATCATGCTTATCTTTTACAAAAAAAGTATCCTCATGTTGAAATTTCTATTTCTTGTCCAAGATTGAGACCCGTTATCAATAATTTGAAGATAGAAGAAGAGTTTGTGAGTGAAAAAGAGTTATTTCAAATTATATGTGCATATAGGTTATTTTTACCCTTTGCCAATATAACGATATCAACAAGAGAAAATCCTAAGTTTAGAGATAATGTAATAAAAATAGCAGCAACTAAAATATCAGCAGGAGTGGATACAGGGATAGGAGCTCATAGTGAACACTCAAATAAAAAAGGCGATAACCAGTTTGAAATAGCAGATAGAAGAACAGTGTCAGAAATATTTGAAAAGATAAAAACAGAGAGTTTACAGCCCGTGATGAATGACTATATCTATCTAAAGGACTAA
- a CDS encoding RNA-guided endonuclease InsQ/TnpB family protein, whose product MYKALKIELKLTVAQKIQVCQTIGTERFIYNEYIKYNQEQYELGNKFVSANDFSKYINNVYLPNNPDKKWIKDVSSKSVKQAMIYGEKAFKNFFKGLSAFPVFKKKGKNELGAYFVKNNKTDFEFYRHKIKIPTLKFVRVKEYGYIPKNAIIKSGTITKIADRYFLSLIMEVEDTVKATNTSSEGLGVDLGIKDTAICSNGKVFKNINKTKKVKKLKKKLKREQRKMSRSLEYSKSKKIKLKECKNFNKKKLKVQKLFYRLNCIRDDYNNKIVDEITRAKLKYITIEDLKVSNMMKNKHLSKAIQEQNFYSIRTKLINKCKERNIELRLVDTFYPSSKTCSCCGKIKKDLKLNDRIYKCCNCGIEIDRDYNASINLEKAKIYKVIA is encoded by the coding sequence ATGTATAAAGCACTAAAGATAGAATTAAAACTAACAGTAGCACAGAAGATACAAGTATGTCAGACTATTGGAACAGAAAGATTTATATATAATGAGTATATTAAATATAATCAAGAACAATATGAACTAGGTAATAAATTTGTAAGTGCTAATGATTTTTCTAAGTATATTAACAATGTCTATCTACCTAATAATCCTGATAAAAAATGGATAAAAGATGTATCTTCTAAGTCAGTCAAACAAGCTATGATTTACGGAGAAAAGGCTTTTAAAAACTTTTTTAAAGGTTTAAGTGCTTTTCCTGTTTTTAAGAAAAAAGGTAAGAATGAGCTGGGTGCATATTTTGTTAAGAATAATAAAACTGATTTTGAGTTTTATAGACACAAAATAAAGATACCTACCTTAAAATTTGTAAGAGTAAAAGAATATGGATATATACCTAAAAATGCGATTATTAAAAGTGGAACTATAACTAAAATAGCTGATAGATATTTTCTATCACTTATTATGGAAGTTGAAGATACTGTAAAAGCAACTAATACAAGTAGTGAAGGGTTAGGAGTAGATTTAGGTATAAAAGATACAGCTATATGTTCTAATGGTAAGGTATTTAAAAATATAAATAAAACTAAAAAAGTTAAAAAGTTGAAAAAGAAACTTAAGAGAGAACAAAGAAAGATGTCAAGAAGTCTAGAATATTCTAAATCTAAAAAGATAAAATTAAAAGAATGTAAGAATTTTAATAAGAAAAAGTTGAAAGTACAAAAATTATTTTATAGACTAAATTGTATTAGAGATGATTATAATAATAAAATAGTAGATGAAATAACAAGAGCCAAGTTAAAATACATTACTATTGAAGATTTAAAAGTATCTAATATGATGAAGAATAAACATCTTTCAAAAGCTATACAAGAACAGAATTTTTATAGCATAAGAACTAAACTTATAAATAAATGTAAGGAAAGAAATATAGAACTAAGGTTAGTAGATACATTCTATCCAAGTAGTAAAACTTGTTCTTGTTGTGGAAAAATTAAAAAAGATTTAAAACTTAATGATAGAATTTATAAGTGTTGTAATTGTGGTATAGAAATAGATAGAGATTACAATGCAAGTATAAATCTTGAAAAAGCAAAAATATATAAAGTAATAGCATAG
- the thiC gene encoding phosphomethylpyrimidine synthase ThiC codes for MYKTQMEAAKKGILTKEMKSIAESEAMDEKILMQRVASGEIAIPANKNHSSLVAKGVGSGLSTKINVNLGISKDCPDVDKELEKVKVAIDMKADAIMDLSSFGKTEEFRKKLIAMSTAMVGTVPVYDAIGFYDKELKDIKAEEFLDVVRKHAEDGVDFVTIHAGLNREAVELFKRNERITNIVSRGGSLMYAWMELNNAENPFYENFDKLLDICEEYDMTISLGDALRPGCLNDATDACQIKELITLGELTKRAWKRNVQIIIEGPGHMAIDEIEANVKLEKKLCHNAPFYVLGPLVTDIAPGYDHITSAIGGAIAAAAGVDFLCYVTPAEHLRLPNLDDMKEGIIASRIAAHAADISKKVPKAIDWDNRMAKYRADINWEGMFAEAIDEEKARRYRKESTPENEDTCTMCGKMCSMRTMKKIMSGEDLNILK; via the coding sequence ATGTATAAAACACAGATGGAGGCTGCTAAAAAAGGAATTCTAACAAAGGAAATGAAAAGCATTGCTGAAAGTGAAGCTATGGACGAAAAAATTTTAATGCAAAGGGTAGCGAGTGGAGAAATTGCTATACCAGCTAATAAAAATCATAGTTCTCTTGTGGCAAAAGGAGTTGGGTCAGGACTATCAACAAAGATAAATGTAAACTTAGGAATATCTAAAGATTGTCCTGATGTAGATAAAGAATTGGAAAAAGTAAAGGTTGCCATAGATATGAAAGCAGATGCAATAATGGATTTAAGTTCATTTGGCAAGACAGAAGAATTTAGAAAAAAATTAATTGCTATGTCAACAGCTATGGTTGGAACAGTTCCTGTTTATGATGCAATAGGTTTCTATGATAAGGAATTAAAAGATATTAAGGCTGAAGAATTTTTAGATGTAGTGAGAAAACATGCAGAAGATGGAGTGGACTTTGTCACTATACATGCAGGATTAAATAGAGAAGCAGTGGAACTTTTCAAAAGAAATGAAAGAATAACTAATATTGTTTCAAGGGGAGGTTCTCTGATGTATGCTTGGATGGAGCTTAACAATGCTGAAAATCCTTTCTATGAAAACTTTGATAAACTTTTAGATATCTGTGAAGAATATGATATGACAATAAGTTTAGGAGATGCATTAAGACCAGGTTGCTTAAATGATGCAACAGATGCCTGCCAAATAAAAGAGCTTATAACATTAGGAGAATTGACTAAAAGAGCTTGGAAAAGAAATGTACAAATAATAATTGAAGGACCAGGACACATGGCAATAGATGAAATAGAAGCGAATGTGAAGTTAGAAAAGAAACTTTGCCACAATGCACCTTTCTATGTACTAGGACCATTGGTAACAGATATTGCACCAGGTTATGATCATATCACTTCAGCCATTGGTGGAGCAATAGCAGCTGCTGCAGGAGTTGACTTCCTATGTTATGTTACACCAGCTGAACATTTAAGATTGCCAAATTTAGATGATATGAAAGAGGGAATAATAGCCTCTCGTATTGCTGCCCATGCTGCTGATATCAGTAAAAAAGTTCCAAAGGCTATAGATTGGGATAATAGAATGGCAAAATATAGAGCAGATATAAATTGGGAAGGAATGTTTGCAGAAGCAATAGATGAAGAAAAAGCTAGAAGATACAGAAAAGAATCTACTCCTGAAAATGAAGATACTTGTACTATGTGTGGAAAAATGTGTTCTATGAGAACTATGAAAAAAATAATGTCAGGTGAAGATTTAAATATCTTGAAGTAG
- a CDS encoding thiamine phosphate synthase → MINKIKLNIISNRKLCENENLEKQIEKISSAYEKKMILENFEIVALTLREKDLDKNEYLKLIEEIYPICQKYKINLILHQNYDLNLDEKYKIDGIHLNYNIFKSLNENIKAELIKKYKRIGVSIHSLEEAKDVESLGASYVIAGHIFETDCKKGLEPRGLKFVEDLSSALSIPIFAIGGIDEKNSQSVIDRGAFSVCMMSSMMKY, encoded by the coding sequence ATGATAAATAAAATAAAATTAAATATTATCAGCAATAGAAAATTATGTGAGAATGAAAATCTTGAAAAGCAAATTGAAAAAATTTCTTCAGCTTATGAGAAAAAAATGATTTTAGAAAATTTTGAGATTGTTGCACTCACTTTAAGAGAAAAGGATTTAGATAAAAATGAATATTTAAAGTTAATAGAAGAAATCTATCCTATCTGTCAAAAATATAAGATAAATTTAATCTTACATCAAAATTATGATTTAAACTTAGATGAGAAATATAAGATTGATGGAATTCATTTAAATTATAATATTTTTAAGTCTTTAAATGAAAATATTAAAGCAGAACTTATAAAGAAATATAAAAGAATAGGAGTATCTATTCATAGTCTTGAAGAAGCTAAAGATGTAGAAAGTCTAGGAGCAAGCTATGTAATTGCAGGACATATATTTGAGACAGATTGTAAGAAAGGTTTAGAACCAAGAGGATTAAAATTTGTTGAAGATTTATCATCTGCACTAAGTATTCCAATATTTGCAATAGGTGGAATAGATGAAAAAAATTCTCAATCTGTTATAGATAGAGGAGCTTTTTCAGTATGCATGATGTCAAGTATGATGAAATATTAA
- the thiD gene encoding bifunctional hydroxymethylpyrimidine kinase/phosphomethylpyrimidine kinase produces MKNVLSIAGSDCSAGAGIQADLKTFVANGVYGLTVITSLTAQNPQKVKMIEDVSREMLRNQLEVILDVMKVSAIKIGMINSKENGEVIYDTLSKYKAENIVLDPVMISTSGRTLIKDETKDFLVNKLFKLVDIITPNLDETKEIVKMILNNENIENIDSIEKMQSYGKIIADFTKKWVLVKGGHLSNSAVDILLNSDETYILEEEKIPNNKTHGTGCSLSSAIASNLAKGYSMLDSVKKAKNFVLCSIKNTVDFGEIGGTVNQMGEIYKNIDIEKLY; encoded by the coding sequence ATGAAGAATGTATTATCAATCGCAGGTTCAGATTGTAGTGCAGGAGCAGGGATACAAGCTGATTTAAAAACTTTTGTTGCCAATGGAGTTTATGGACTGACGGTTATTACAAGTTTAACAGCCCAGAATCCACAGAAAGTAAAGATGATTGAAGATGTTTCAAGAGAAATGTTGAGAAATCAACTAGAAGTAATATTAGATGTTATGAAAGTTTCAGCTATAAAAATAGGAATGATAAACAGCAAGGAAAATGGAGAAGTAATATATGATACTCTATCAAAATATAAGGCTGAAAATATAGTTCTTGATCCTGTGATGATATCTACAAGTGGAAGGACTTTAATAAAAGATGAAACGAAAGATTTTTTAGTGAATAAGTTATTTAAGCTAGTGGATATAATAACACCTAATTTAGATGAAACAAAAGAGATAGTAAAAATGATTTTAAATAATGAAAATATAGAAAATATTGATAGCATAGAAAAAATGCAAAGCTACGGAAAGATAATTGCAGATTTTACTAAGAAATGGGTACTTGTTAAAGGTGGACATCTTTCAAATAGTGCAGTGGATATTCTTTTAAATAGTGATGAAACATATATTTTAGAAGAAGAGAAAATTCCTAATAATAAGACTCATGGAACAGGCTGTAGCCTATCTTCAGCCATAGCCTCAAACTTAGCTAAAGGTTATTCTATGTTGGATTCTGTTAAGAAAGCTAAAAATTTTGTACTGTGCTCTATAAAGAATACAGTAGATTTTGGAGAAATAGGTGGAACAGTGAATCAAATGGGAGAAATATATAAAAATATAGATATAGAAAAGCTATATTAG
- a CDS encoding DUF421 domain-containing protein: MELSYLNIAIKLIMGLLSSVLVINISGKGNLAPSSTMDQVSNYVLGGIIGRVIYAPSITVLQYFIVLMIWTIIVLLLKWLKTNSVMFKSILDGQPVILIKKGVLDVEACRRAGLTAHDIAFKLRTNGIYSIKKVKRAVLEQNGQLIVVLQDEENPKYPIITDGTVQTNILEVIDKDTEWLETRLKEMGYESISDIFLAEYDNGKITVVTY; this comes from the coding sequence ATGGAATTATCATATTTAAACATTGCTATTAAATTGATTATGGGACTTCTTTCTTCAGTCTTAGTTATAAATATATCAGGAAAAGGAAATCTTGCACCTTCATCAACTATGGACCAAGTTTCAAACTATGTTCTAGGGGGAATTATTGGAAGGGTAATATATGCCCCTAGTATAACTGTACTTCAATATTTTATTGTCCTTATGATATGGACAATCATAGTTCTTCTTCTAAAATGGCTAAAAACTAACAGTGTAATGTTCAAAAGTATTTTAGATGGACAACCTGTAATCCTCATAAAAAAGGGAGTATTAGATGTTGAGGCTTGTCGTAGAGCAGGATTAACAGCCCATGATATAGCTTTTAAATTACGTACTAATGGAATTTATAGTATCAAAAAAGTTAAAAGAGCTGTGCTGGAACAAAATGGACAACTAATAGTTGTTTTACAAGATGAAGAAAATCCTAAGTATCCTATTATAACTGACGGTACAGTACAAACAAATATACTTGAAGTTATTGATAAAGATACTGAATGGCTAGAAACAAGATTAAAAGAAATGGGTTATGAAAGTATTTCTGATATATTCTTAGCAGAATATGACAATGGAAAAATTACTGTAGTAACTTACTAA
- a CDS encoding thiazole synthase has product MKDSFKLGNKEFNSRFILGSGKYSNELINSAINYAGAEIVTVAMRRAISGVQENILDYIPKNITLLPNTSGARNAEEAVKIARLARECTQGDFIKIEVIKDSKYLLPDNYETIKATDILAKEGFIVMPYMYPDLDVARALRDAGASCIMPLAAPIGSNRGLITKEFIKILIDEIDLPIIVDAGIGKPSQACEAMEMGVTAIMANTAIATASDIPRMAQAFKYAIQAGRDAYLAKLGRVLENGASASSPLTGFLNGVD; this is encoded by the coding sequence ATGAAAGATAGTTTTAAACTTGGAAATAAAGAATTCAATTCAAGATTTATCCTTGGTTCAGGGAAGTATTCAAATGAATTAATAAACAGTGCTATTAATTATGCAGGAGCAGAGATAGTGACTGTTGCAATGAGAAGAGCTATCAGTGGAGTTCAAGAAAATATCTTAGATTACATTCCTAAGAATATAACTTTACTCCCTAATACTTCTGGTGCAAGGAATGCCGAAGAAGCAGTGAAGATAGCAAGGCTTGCAAGAGAATGCACTCAAGGAGATTTTATAAAAATTGAAGTGATAAAAGATAGTAAATATCTTTTACCTGATAATTATGAAACCATAAAAGCAACTGACATATTAGCAAAAGAAGGCTTTATTGTAATGCCATATATGTACCCTGATTTGGATGTTGCAAGAGCTTTAAGAGATGCAGGAGCAAGTTGTATTATGCCACTTGCAGCACCAATAGGCTCTAATAGAGGTTTAATAACTAAGGAATTTATTAAGATTTTAATAGATGAAATAGACTTACCTATAATAGTTGATGCTGGTATAGGAAAGCCCTCACAAGCTTGTGAAGCAATGGAAATGGGAGTGACTGCTATTATGGCTAATACTGCAATAGCAACTGCAAGTGATATTCCAAGAATGGCACAGGCTTTTAAGTATGCAATACAAGCAGGTAGAGATGCCTATCTTGCTAAATTAGGTAGAGTTTTAGAAAATGGTGCCTCTGCCTCTTCACCACTTACAGGCTTTTTAAATGGGGTGGACTAA
- a CDS encoding DUF3290 domain-containing protein, which translates to MRFYSYNYLLEQIAKFDWWEAAFILFLIICLIFTLFKYNKGHKESKFRELAIIFTLTIIVVISIKITQYQKSHSNDNRYRQAVHFIEVIAEDLKTDKENIYINTSTSIDGALVRIGTLYFRVISGDNGENYLLEKIDLENPKVELIEVNK; encoded by the coding sequence ATGAGATTTTATTCTTACAACTATTTGCTTGAGCAAATTGCTAAGTTCGATTGGTGGGAAGCAGCATTTATACTATTTTTAATTATTTGTCTTATTTTCACTTTGTTCAAATACAACAAAGGACATAAAGAAAGTAAATTTAGGGAACTGGCTATTATTTTTACTCTTACTATTATTGTTGTTATAAGTATTAAGATAACTCAGTATCAAAAATCACATAGCAATGACAATCGTTATAGACAGGCTGTTCATTTCATTGAAGTTATAGCAGAGGATTTGAAAACTGATAAAGAAAACATCTACATAAATACTTCTACTTCAATAGATGGAGCCTTAGTGAGAATTGGAACTCTTTATTTCAGAGTTATTAGTGGAGACAATGGTGAAAATTATCTTTTAGAAAAAATTGATTTAGAAAATCCAAAAGTAGAATTAATCGAGGTGAACAAATAA
- the thiS gene encoding sulfur carrier protein ThiS codes for MAEINGKYEEINDVNLLDYLIENKYRVDRVVVDYNGDIVKKAEFSKINIKNTDKIEIVCFVGGG; via the coding sequence ATGGCAGAAATTAATGGAAAATATGAAGAGATAAATGATGTTAATTTACTAGATTATCTAATAGAGAATAAATACAGAGTGGATAGAGTTGTTGTTGACTATAATGGAGATATAGTGAAAAAAGCAGAATTTTCAAAAATTAATATAAAAAATACAGATAAGATAGAAATAGTATGTTTTGTTGGTGGAGGCTAG
- the thiF gene encoding sulfur carrier protein ThiS adenylyltransferase ThiF, giving the protein MDLKEEDLLKRNVKGTSEKLKKAKVCILGLGGLGSNVAVLLARSGIGYLKLVDFDIVEASNLNRQQYRISHIGMKKTEAIKTIIKEINPFVEVEVLNKKVDRENILSIVGDVEIVVEAFDVAETKAMAIEELLTSGNKILVSASGMAGLGSGNEIITRKVRDNFYLVGDNYSDYEEYSGIMSTRVMLCAAHQANIVLRLIVGEENER; this is encoded by the coding sequence ATGGACTTAAAAGAAGAAGATTTACTTAAAAGAAATGTAAAAGGCACATCTGAAAAATTGAAAAAAGCAAAAGTTTGTATTTTAGGCTTAGGTGGCTTGGGCTCAAATGTAGCTGTTTTACTTGCAAGATCAGGTATAGGATATTTAAAGTTAGTAGATTTTGATATAGTCGAAGCAAGTAATTTGAATAGACAACAATATAGAATATCTCATATAGGAATGAAGAAAACTGAAGCTATAAAAACTATTATAAAAGAAATAAATCCTTTTGTAGAAGTTGAAGTTTTAAATAAAAAAGTAGATAGAGAAAATATACTATCTATAGTTGGGGATGTTGAAATTGTTGTAGAAGCCTTTGATGTTGCTGAAACAAAGGCCATGGCTATAGAAGAATTATTGACAAGTGGGAATAAGATACTTGTATCTGCCTCAGGAATGGCAGGATTAGGCTCAGGCAATGAGATAATTACAAGAAAAGTTAGAGATAATTTCTATTTAGTAGGAGATAATTATTCTGACTATGAAGAATATTCAGGTATTATGTCAACAAGAGTTATGCTTTGTGCTGCCCACCAAGCCAATATAGTTTTAAGATTGATAGTAGGAGAAGAAAATGAAAGATAG